One segment of Anguilla anguilla isolate fAngAng1 chromosome 1, fAngAng1.pri, whole genome shotgun sequence DNA contains the following:
- the si:dkey-92i15.4 gene encoding uncharacterized protein si:dkey-92i15.4, translating into MDLYLESTLLPESSNHALAPVDAEQVSRISPAKTETHPTAGFVQSTAPRFIIRSAKSLSLDLGTRNKQKDLRKLVSIFEPGTGTEISRGSKADSQEGAVGTPTHKVSMVMNRQIPDTWITSKSEPWPKNPNQPKITAPEQMRRTDYTREVKPEPTDPMSQGGQSGQGTGRRGRSEWKTVNSSNRSKSLDWGSGVSHMDKGERTGLQGYRDNSGGFLPRRSESFERGRGGNNMTTPTTKKLDQNCTSVSSRINEYILGEEVELKNLRIVSADQPVILRRSRPVSLPLQMDNRGQSLPSRIKPRLSDSEVEGDISVWGLHQSGRRIAGDVSSNKFIFGSVTSDTSTKRDAGSDRLKIKRNSLPAEDLSQYRKGGEQSHRRSSFSNDPVLVSEPPRQWIGVPYEGRQGGTFPRRYSKEEKKDCETGSTWICRNGNDGSNISSLRSSNRAMAWSEWSGDRSPRRRQQTQTSLTERDEKDYRLLDRGRNSQPFSVKPRSVISIPKVTSPQQQVQSTLDSAAITVKDLPQTIQSKAVTDGWEKEREYKKGKGEMKVMGSDLDPEREEERNKIRHEGGFCDRKTEGKLTKHEESKQSCSKTKEPKPLKAKAFSERSPAVKFCEGTDSFSDSLPKMKLASVSQPASSALGGVNKESKQDLADFPGGRPEYSLVIQPTLKSSQPINWRGHKEKGEEQDDVFRLNSTPRVPGNRPNGEFKTGVDSTSSDNVRSKINRFETLSQQSRSMPPYHQLWSRRALSVPDHPTEVLGVTKSNSDKALGGIRRPGPVGPAEKQYFKRVGRGEADEGVRRNWEVRSSSVDEGEQRRDFRGREVLDSGISFPQQTKWSAYKDASYNSTINTEPQRDFKAPSDEPDSSRASQHETKYASGQQGEISKPVITKDRMPTLQTNYNNSNSNGVGRVTGITNISGKNTCDSKNISETDKGDKTRINSSSRSPFISNNKSYGTSGSTCPDKASERIPQTSASTRSTTEAAPPPVCRVNGIPSASSTPAPESAPKNSLLHPATSSSSTDPQLYSQVTHQNQAVGPKESYGAALARWSSDEDLWDDDDDDEGTEKGSNYDSDSGESSVTITSNMSQSDRLSFSVSLADLCNFGALDYKGQDDDPDDMEVEGRLSHRTASLSSDISALSSISIMPTEELDQLLDEVKGLGEETLQNYEDVQVVVLHKEVGCGLGFTVAGGVDQNKPITVHKVFPSGLASQEGSMREGDQVLSINGTALKDSAHWEALRILRRARTRPMAVVVLQKGGATETKKNSADCCQAAVDQHTAKKGRTIQVVLNKFSTDLGFSLEGGLGSNTGDRPLTVKKLFQGGPVDHVFPGDELLEIEGQTIQGLRRLEAWNLIKKLPPGPVDVVLNRPFRPQ; encoded by the exons ATGGACTTGTATTTGGAATCTACTTTGTTGCCTGAATCCAGCAACCATGCTCTAGCACCTGTAGATGCAGAACAGGTCTCCAGAATCTCTCCAGCAAAAACTGAAACCCACCCCACAGCTGGATTCGTGCAGTCTACAGCTCCAAGGTTTATAATTCGATCTGCCAAAAGCCTTTCCCTCGACTTGGGCACTCGGAACAAGCAGAAGGACCTGAGGAAGCTTGTGAGTATCTTTGAGCCTGGGACTGGCACTGAGATCAGCAGGGGGAGCAAAGCAGACAGTCAGGAGGGTGCAGTGGGAACACCCACCCACAAGGTCTCCATGGTGATGAACAGACAAATACCAGATACCTGGATTACATCCAAAAGTGAGCCCTGGCCAAAGAACCCAAACCAGCCAAAAATTACGGCTCCTGAACAAATGAGACGGACTGATTACACACGTGAAGTGAAGCCTGAACCAACAGATCCCATGAGCCAAGGTGGCCAATCAGGGCaggggacagggaggagggggaggtcaGAATGGAAGACAGTGAACTCCTCAAACAGGAGTAAGAGTTTGGACTGGGGAAGTGGAGTATCTCACATGGACAAGGGAGAAAGGACAGGGCTACAGGGATACAGGGATAACAGTGGTGGATTTTTACCCAGACGATCAGAAAGTTTCGAGAGAGGCAGAGGTGGAAACAACATGACTAccccaacaacaaaaaaattggaCCAAAATTGTACAAGTGTTTCATCCAGGATCAACGAGTACATTTTAGGTGAGGAAGTAGAACTGAAGAACCTCAGGATCGTGTCTGCTGACCAGCCAGTGATTTTAAGAAGAAGCAGACCAGTGTCATTGCCTTTGCAGATGGACAATAGAGGTCAGTCTTTGCCATCTCGGATAAAACCAAGATTGAGTGACAGTGAAGTTGAAGGGGACATCAGTGTTTGGGGTCTTCACCAGAGCGGAAGAAGGATAGCTGGGGATGTGTCttcaaacaaatttatttttggttcagTGACATCAGACACGAGCACAAAACGTGATGCTGGTTCAGACAGGCTGAAAATCAAGCGAAACTCTTTGCCTGCTGAGGACTTGTCTCAGtacaggaaggggggcgagcaGAGCCACCGCCGCAGCTCATTTTCGAATGACCCCGTGCTGGTGTCAGAACCGCCACGTCAGTGGATCGGCGTGCCATACgaggggaggcagggaggaaCGTTCCCTCGCAGGTACAGcaaagaggagaagaaagacTGTGAGACAGGAAGTACCTGGATTTGCAGAAATGGTAACGATGGAAGCAATATTTCCAGTTTGAGGAGCTCAAACAGAGCCATGGCATGGTCTGAATGGTCAGGGGACAGATCTCCTAGGAGACGACAGCAAACTCAGACTTCACTGACTGAGAGGGACGAAAAGGATTACAGATTATTAGACCGAGGCAGGAACAGTCAACCTTTCTCAGTTAAACCCAGATCTGTGATAAGCATACCAAAGGTCACATCACCTCAACAGCAGGTACAGTCTACCTTAGACAGTGCAGCAATAACTGTTAAAGATCTTCCACAGACTATTCAGTCCAAGGCTGTCACAGATGgatgggagaaagagagggagtataaaaaaggaaaaggggaaaTGAAGGTTATGGGGTCAGATCTGGAtccagaaagagaggaggagaggaacaaGATAAGGCACGAGGGAGGGTTTTGTGACAGAAAGACTGAAGGGAAGCTAACAAAACATGAGGAAAGTAAGCAAAGCTGCAGCAAAACCAAGGAGCCCAAACCGCTCAAAGCCAAGGCTTTCTCTGAGAGAAGCCCTGCAGTGAAATTCTGTGAAGGAACGGACTCATTTTCGGACTCGCTCCCCAAAATGAAACTGGCATCAGTATCACAGCCAGCAAGTTCAGCTTTGGGAGGGGTGAACAAAGAGTCAAAACAAGACTTGGCAGACTTTCCAGGAGGCAGACCTGAATATAGCTTAGTCATTCAACCTACACTCAAATCATCCCAGCCAATAAACTGGAGGGGACATAAGGAAAAGGGTGAAGAGCAGGATGATGTTTTTAGACTGAACAGTACACCCAGGGTTCCGGGAAACAGGCCAAATGGAGAGTTTAAAACAGGGGTTGATTCCACGTCTTCGGATAACGTGCGTAGTAAGATCAACAGATTTGAGACGCTGTCCCAACAGAGCCGGTCGATGCCTCCTTATCACCAGCTGTGGTCTAGGAGGGCATTGTCTGTACCTGACCACCCTACGGAGGTGTTAGGGGTTACGAAGAGTAATTCAGACAAAGCTTTGGGTGGGATAAGAAGACCAGGACCAGTGGGCCCAGCAGAGAAGCAATACTTTAAGAGAGtagggagaggagaggctgaTGAAGGGGTGAGAAGAAACTGGGAGGTGAGGTCTTCTTCTGTGGATGAAGGGGAACAGAGGAGAGATTTCAGAGGAAGAGAGGTCTTGGATAGTGGGATCAGTTTTCCccaacaaacaaaatggagtgCTTATAAAGATGCTTCTTACAACTCCACAATCAATACAGAACCACAGAGGGATTTCAAAGCTCCTTCAGATGAGCCAGACAGTTCCAGGGCCAGCCAACATGAAACTAAGTATGCATCAGGACAACAAGGAGAGATTTCTAAGCCAGTTATTACAAAAGACCGGATGCCCACACTGCAAaccaactacaacaactccaATTCCAATGGGGTTGGCAGAGTCACTGGCATAACAAATATCAGTGGCAAGAATACCTGTGattcaaaaaatatatctgaGACTGACAAGGGGGACAAGACGCGCATTAACTCTTCCAGTAGATCACCCTTCATTTCCAACAACAAGAGCTATGGCACTTCTGGCAGCACATGTCCTGATAAAGCTTCAGAAAGAATACCTCAAACTTCAGCAAGCACTCGAAGCACCACAGAAGCAGCTCCACCTCCTGTGTGCAGGGTCAACGGCATTCCATCTGCCTCCTCCACACCAGCCCCAGAGTCAGCACCAAAGAATTCCCTCCTTCACCCAGCCACAAGCTCCTCCTCCACTGATCCTCAACTCTACAGTCAAGTGACTCACCAAAACCAGGCCGTGGGCCCCAAGGAGTCCTACGGTGCCGCCTTGGCCAGGTGGAGCTCCGATGAAGATTTGTgggacgatgatgatgatgatgaaggaaCAGAGAAAGGTTCCAATTATGACTCAGACTCAGGAGAATCATCGGTGACCATCACCAGCAACATGAGCCAATCGGATCGCCTGAGCTTCTCAGTCAG CCTGGCTGACCTGTGTAATTTTGGAGCACTGGATTACAAGGGCCAGGATGACGACCCAGACGACATGGAAGTGGAAGGTCGCTTGTCACACCGCACAGCCTCGCTCAGCTCAGACATCTCTGcgctctcctccatctccattATGCCCACGGAAGAGCTGGATCAGCTGCTGGACGAAGTCAAGGGTCTAGGAGAGGAGACTCTGCAG AACTATGAGGACGTGCAGGTGGTTGTGCTGCACAAAGAGGTGGGCTGTGGTTTGGGCTTCACTGTTGCTGGAGGAGTGGATCAGAACAAGCCCATCACC GTTCACAAAGTGTTTCCTTCTGGTCTGGCGTCCCAAGAGGGCTCAATGAGGGAGGGTGACCAGGTCCTGTCCATTAATGGCACGGCGCTGAAGGACTCCGCCCACTGGGAGGCGCTGCGCATTCTGAGGAGGGCTCGCACTCGGCCCATGGCTGTTGTGGTGCTGCAGAAAGGGGGCGCCACtgagacaaagaaaaacagtgcTGATTGTTGTCAGGCAGCGGTTGACCAGCACACTGCAAAAAAGG GCAGGACAATTCAAGTGGTGCTGAACAAATTCAGCACAGACCTGGGCTTCAGTCTGGAGGGGGGACTGGGCTCCAACACAGGAGATAGACCCCTCACTGTGAAAAAGCTCTTCCAAG GGGGCCCAGTGGATCATGTGTTTCCTGGAGATGAGCTCCTGGAAATTGAAGGTCAGACCATTCAGGGACTGCGGCGGTTGGAAGCTTGGAACTTGATTAAGAAACTTCCACCTGGTCCGGTGGACGTGGTGCTGAATCGGCCTTTCAGACCGCAATGA